Proteins from a single region of Rhodovibrio salinarum DSM 9154:
- a CDS encoding ABC transporter ATP-binding protein produces the protein MAEVKLEGVTKDFDGTRAVDDANLKVADGELVALLGASGCGKTTLLRLIAGFERVNAGRIAIGGQQVAGPDTHTSVEDRNVGIVFQSYALWPHMSVAENVGFPLKVARVPRSEARQRIERALDTVGLAGAGERQPGTLSGGQRQRVALARCLVMEPDVVLLDEPLANLDVHLRASMQETFHDFHRRSGQTMVYITHDQAEAMALADRVAVMDGGRLLQVARPDVLYHRPATPTVAGFIGASTVVPVFVRGGEMQETRQVDLLGVAVTVRAEPAAPHDGAAQVMLRPGDLVIHDAPSDDRLAVRVVRRIYAGGHLLLRLVHDSSGAAFTVPVAEDSQFGAGATAWLEILGGWLIPRDDPS, from the coding sequence ATGGCAGAAGTGAAGCTGGAGGGCGTCACCAAGGACTTCGATGGAACGCGCGCGGTCGACGACGCGAACCTGAAGGTCGCCGACGGTGAACTGGTGGCGCTCTTGGGGGCGTCCGGTTGCGGCAAGACCACGCTGTTACGTTTGATTGCCGGGTTCGAGCGGGTCAACGCCGGACGGATCGCGATTGGCGGGCAGCAGGTAGCCGGGCCGGATACGCACACCTCGGTTGAGGACCGCAACGTCGGTATCGTCTTTCAGTCCTATGCCTTGTGGCCGCATATGTCGGTGGCTGAGAACGTGGGCTTCCCGCTCAAGGTCGCCCGCGTGCCCCGATCGGAAGCGCGCCAGCGGATCGAGCGGGCGCTGGACACCGTCGGGTTGGCGGGGGCTGGGGAGCGACAGCCCGGCACGCTGTCCGGTGGCCAGCGCCAGCGGGTCGCGCTCGCGCGCTGTCTGGTGATGGAGCCGGATGTCGTTCTGCTCGACGAGCCGCTTGCCAACCTGGACGTGCACCTGCGCGCTTCGATGCAGGAGACCTTCCATGATTTCCATCGTCGCAGTGGCCAGACGATGGTCTATATCACCCACGATCAGGCGGAGGCGATGGCGCTTGCCGATCGGGTCGCGGTGATGGACGGTGGACGGTTGTTGCAGGTCGCGCGGCCCGATGTGCTGTACCATCGGCCGGCTACGCCCACGGTTGCCGGCTTCATCGGCGCCAGCACCGTCGTCCCGGTGTTCGTTCGCGGCGGCGAGATGCAGGAAACACGTCAGGTCGATCTACTGGGCGTAGCGGTAACGGTGCGTGCGGAGCCGGCGGCGCCCCATGACGGAGCTGCCCAAGTCATGCTCCGGCCGGGGGATCTTGTGATCCACGACGCCCCCAGTGACGACCGCCTGGCTGTTCGGGTAGTCCGGCGCATCTACGCCGGCGGCCATCTGCTGCTGCGTTTGGTGCATGACAGCAGCGGTGCGGCGTTCACCGTTCCAGTGGCGGAGGACAGCCAGTTCGGCGCGGGGGCCACTGCCTGGCTGGAGATTCTGGGGGGCTGGCTGATTCCGCGCGACGACCCGTCGTAA
- a CDS encoding ABC transporter permease, which translates to MTLHKARLIGEGRPLLYATAGLVVLLSVVPMLRLLVEAVWPSGGLSLQPLREVLSDSATWRATRHSLEVGIAGTLLATVIGSAAALLFTLSDIRAKGPLVFAFVLPLMIPPQIAALSWLQVFGPSSVLLKILGLAPPLGSPNPLYSRAGIVLLLGTHFAPLVFLSLRAGLRALPRDLVEAARASGARAPATVVRIVLPVMMPPLVAGVALTFVSCIGNFGIPALLGIPANYQVLTTLIFQRLATFGPDVLSQVAILSVLIGVIAGSGIAVQGWMLTRKDYRLSGGGGDGLPFALGRWRGWIEAAAWGYGLAVLVIPLLAMLCTALVVGYGVPLTVETATLDNFRFILFDHDASARAFRNSMSLSAAAALILVPLCVVLAYFLVLKRDPLARALNVAAEMPYALPGVVLAVAAILIFIQPLPLTGGTIYNTVWIILFAYVARFLTLELRPIIAGCHQLDPALEEAARMCGAGILRRLWSIVLPLLAPAATAGALLVFMQALNELTVSALLWSSGAETLGVVVYNLESGGFTTKATAVAVLAVAATVAVMLALTLLAGRLPRGTLPWQK; encoded by the coding sequence CGACCTGGCGGGCGACCCGACATAGCCTGGAAGTCGGGATCGCCGGAACGCTGCTTGCCACCGTGATCGGAAGTGCGGCGGCGCTGCTGTTCACCCTGAGCGACATCCGCGCCAAAGGGCCGCTGGTGTTCGCCTTCGTGCTGCCGCTGATGATTCCCCCGCAGATCGCCGCGCTCAGTTGGTTGCAGGTGTTCGGTCCGTCCAGCGTGCTGCTCAAGATTCTGGGATTGGCCCCGCCACTCGGCAGCCCGAATCCGCTCTATTCACGCGCCGGTATCGTGCTGTTGCTGGGCACGCACTTCGCACCGCTCGTATTCCTGTCGCTGCGCGCTGGTCTACGGGCCTTGCCCCGGGATCTCGTTGAAGCGGCACGTGCCTCCGGCGCCCGGGCACCGGCCACGGTGGTGCGGATCGTGCTGCCGGTGATGATGCCGCCTTTGGTTGCCGGCGTGGCTCTGACCTTCGTTTCCTGTATCGGCAATTTCGGCATTCCCGCCCTTTTGGGGATTCCGGCGAACTATCAGGTTCTGACCACCCTGATCTTCCAGCGCTTGGCGACCTTCGGCCCCGACGTGCTGTCGCAGGTGGCGATCCTGTCCGTGCTGATTGGCGTGATCGCGGGGAGTGGGATCGCGGTCCAGGGATGGATGCTCACGCGTAAGGACTACCGTCTGAGCGGTGGCGGTGGTGACGGCCTGCCGTTCGCGCTGGGCCGCTGGCGCGGCTGGATCGAGGCTGCGGCCTGGGGCTATGGACTAGCGGTTCTGGTGATTCCGCTTTTGGCGATGCTGTGTACCGCGCTGGTCGTCGGGTATGGCGTGCCGCTCACTGTCGAGACGGCGACGCTGGACAACTTCCGTTTCATCTTGTTCGACCATGACGCGAGCGCCCGGGCGTTTCGCAACAGCATGAGCTTGTCCGCCGCCGCTGCGCTGATCCTGGTGCCGCTTTGCGTGGTACTCGCGTACTTTCTCGTGCTGAAACGCGACCCGCTTGCACGGGCACTCAATGTCGCCGCCGAGATGCCATACGCGTTGCCAGGGGTGGTCCTGGCGGTGGCGGCGATCTTGATCTTCATCCAGCCGCTGCCGCTTACCGGGGGCACGATCTACAACACCGTCTGGATCATCCTGTTCGCCTACGTCGCGCGCTTCCTGACCCTGGAGTTACGGCCGATTATCGCAGGCTGCCATCAGCTCGACCCGGCATTGGAGGAGGCCGCGCGCATGTGCGGTGCGGGCATCCTGCGCCGGCTGTGGTCGATCGTGCTGCCGCTGCTGGCGCCCGCAGCGACGGCCGGGGCGCTATTGGTATTCATGCAGGCGCTCAACGAGCTGACCGTGTCGGCGCTGCTCTGGTCCTCGGGCGCTGAGACATTGGGCGTTGTGGTTTACAACCTGGAATCCGGCGGTTTCACCACCAAGGCGACGGCGGTGGCGGTATTGGCCGTGGCCGCCACGGTGGCGGTCATGCTGGCCTTGACCCTGCTCGCCGGTCGCCTGCCGAGAGGAACACTGCCATGGCAGAAGTGA
- a CDS encoding Crp/Fnr family transcriptional regulator, which yields MKPGAEALHNKLSLFIDFEDNDNEALDSLIDGPHQQIPRGTDIVTEGEPHRRGHVILDGWAASYKTLPDGRRQILSFLMPGDIVGLFAPVSAVCTASVATLNDLEVATFMPEEVVTVTSRSPRLGVALGWAAAREHEILAEHLVNVGRRSAAERVAHLFLEFWARLRVRGLTNGKRFTIPVTQTIIADTLGLSVVHVNRTLRQLSNQGILESNRDKAVIVDLGRLQALAGFSEDFLLNHYAPHTLRRRVEALDQMLGGAGRSLDGDGRDKTSQPQA from the coding sequence ATGAAGCCGGGGGCCGAGGCACTTCATAATAAACTGTCCCTCTTTATTGATTTCGAAGACAATGATAACGAAGCTTTAGATAGTCTAATCGATGGCCCGCATCAGCAGATCCCCCGCGGCACCGACATTGTAACCGAAGGCGAGCCGCACCGACGCGGCCACGTCATCCTCGATGGTTGGGCCGCCTCGTATAAAACCTTACCGGATGGTCGTCGGCAGATTCTTTCGTTTCTAATGCCAGGCGATATCGTTGGACTATTTGCCCCGGTCTCCGCGGTTTGCACAGCCAGCGTGGCGACCTTGAACGATCTCGAAGTTGCAACTTTCATGCCTGAGGAAGTTGTCACGGTTACCAGCCGGTCGCCGCGTCTAGGTGTCGCGCTCGGCTGGGCCGCGGCGCGCGAGCATGAAATTCTGGCAGAACATTTGGTCAACGTGGGGCGCCGGTCGGCCGCCGAACGGGTCGCACACCTGTTCCTGGAATTCTGGGCGCGCCTGCGGGTTCGCGGTCTGACCAACGGCAAACGCTTCACGATCCCTGTGACCCAGACGATCATCGCGGACACGCTTGGCCTGTCCGTCGTGCATGTGAATCGGACACTGCGCCAGCTTTCCAATCAGGGCATCCTGGAAAGCAACCGCGACAAGGCGGTGATTGTCGACCTCGGGCGTCTGCAAGCGCTGGCCGGTTTCAGCGAGGATTTCCTGCTCAATCACTACGCCCCCCACACCCTGCGTCGCCGGGTCGAGGCGCTGGATCAGATGCTTGGCGGCGCGGGACGCAGCCTCGACGGGGACGGCCGGGACAAGACCAGCCAGCCCCAAGCCTAG